In the Uranotaenia lowii strain MFRU-FL chromosome 1, ASM2978415v1, whole genome shotgun sequence genome, CAAAAATCCTGGATTTTGTTCGGATTCATTCAGTTTGTAGCAAAATCcgacaaaaatctaaaattgagtaattaaaatttttatttattgcatgaaaaatctttgcatttttaactccaaaaaagtgttatgcaaaatttttcaaaataaacatttacgATTTTTCGGAAGCTCAATGTACTCTAAAGAAAAATGCTGATGTGttgcaatttaagaaaaaaatatttcaatgttttattgAACTGGTTTTTATTGAATAGTTTTTGGCTTTTGCATAAAATTTGCCCAAATATTTTCCGGACTTTGAttcggaaatttttaaaaggaatGCCTCAGTAATGGCGATATTTTAACGTAGTTGATTCACTTCTAAATCATTAGAAACTATGATGAACTTTCAATTTGAATAACATTTTGTAAGCAACTTGAAACAACGTGtgcatttttttccgtgtaaaaATGTTGACGCAATACTCCAGCGTGAACAGCCGCACGTCATAGTTGTTTTTTCCCAGGGCAATGCAACCAATTCCCCATGCTGAGTGAAAGAATGTAAATTTCTTCCTTAGAACAGTGTTGAAAGGAAGAACACATTTTATTagggttagattttttttcatttaagagTGAGTCAACTGATTCAGTGCCTTCTTGGCACTGAAAAATCGCTCACACACCTGTGTGTAGGAAAACCGCGAACTCTGGTGGGCTGCATCTGCTTTATGTTAATAAGTTTAGATTACAAGAACGCAATTTCGCTGTTACAAATGAATTTTTCCGTTATGGTCTTTTGATGCCATAATCTTTTGGTTTTTTCCCAGAAGACATTGTCAAATGTAAACACGATACTactttgtgaaaaatttgataccatGAAAGAACAGCCTCACCTTAACAAAAATACTCTCATTTCCGCTGTCCGTTTCCACCGGAACGACTGATTCCATCCCACTACCATCTTCCGGATCTCCCATCTCTAGGCTTCCGCCATCAACGGCTTCCTGCCTCTGGGTCAACGAAGGCCTTCCCGAGGAACAGCGACTGGACCGCCTTTCGGCTTCacttttcagattcaaattccgCGCTTTCACAATCACCACCGTGAGCCGCTCGGCCGTCGGCAGATAGCTCAGCGAAAACATCAATTCGCCCAGCTGGCTCCGTTTATGGCTCGAATGGCCGACCAACTTAAGCCATGTAGTCATCGGCCGGTTCACGTTCTCGTTGATCTGCATTTCGCATTCCCCtagaatgtcaaaaattgtgAGACGGATTTGATCGTTGATCGTTGAACCAATTTGTTTACCTATCAGAGTTTGCTCGGTGGCACTGGTGTGATACACGTGAAACCAAAGCGATCGGCGAACGTTCTGATGCGTGATCCAAAAGCTGAACGTTTCCTGGTAGCTCGGACAGTTGGACCCCTTGAATACCTGGTGATATTTCTATTGTAGTCTCCCAAAAATGTGTGATTCAATTTACGAAGATACTCACCTTGGTCTGCAGCACTTTGCTCTCGTCAGGTACGATAAAAACTTTCACGAAGGTATCGATATCGACGCCGGGGGGTCCGGCAAGCTGCTTAGCTTCCTGGATCGTGACCAACAGCTCGATGCCCTCGTTTGTGGTGCTACCCCT is a window encoding:
- the LOC129758394 gene encoding synaptotagmin-12, which produces MSYCLGSTTNEGIELLVTIQEAKQLAGPPGVDIDTFVKVFIVPDESKVLQTKVFKGSNCPSYQETFSFWITHQNVRRSLWFHVYHTSATEQTLIGECEMQINENVNRPMTTWLKLVGHSSHKRSQLGELMFSLSYLPTAERLTVVIVKARNLNLKSEAERRSSRCSSGRPSLTQRQEAVDGGSLEMGDPEDGSGMESVVPVETDSGNESIFVKVYLLKDDKKVSKKKTTVKRGERSPIYNEALIFSVPPYMLNTIQIRCSVVQMVNRGDPTIGSTNNNSSNTSINLIQFGSPGGGSNHSSNSNNNPLNTFSNDNSGNFNQSSTTGTVTRKSSIKLVSIGHVIVGSGTTGKGLRHWHQMLTTLRKPVTMWHALKTTSERKRKRLEETQSSDNG